In a genomic window of Mucilaginibacter sp. KACC 22063:
- a CDS encoding tetratricopeptide repeat protein, whose protein sequence is MKIVSQTSVLTLGAVAMTTIASAQKLTDAQKAIQAEQYQKAKTMLKSMTAADPGKDENYFYLGWVYLLQDYPDSAKAVFTKGITANNKSALNYVGLGQIARSENNNSAAMQNFDQAATYAGKSDQPYIYTAKAYLMKPSPNVDMALSTLEKAAKWGAKDAEYYITLGDAYHAKLDNTKAYGSYSTAQNLDPKSPEIDVAIGSLWKQANNFEGAIEELNKAIALDPNYGPAYRELAETSLRWAQSDPKVASEKVKQGAAFYKKYLDLTDRSPESQMRYADFLIESGDYKTLEQVANELAKSDKSNLRIYRYLGYAAYENKNYPAGLEAINKFITEAAPKRIIARDYLYLGRLQFKNNQDSLGILNLTKAAEMDSTMADAYAEIGTMLYGQKKYAAAGDAYEKYIAKSHHGKLNDYFRVGMSYYYGYSDQYFDYLNKKTTVPPDSSLLAKGDSAFSYVQQKTASRPVADVFLYRARLNDLKENDRSNMKAYAKPFYEQFVALKGNTNPTDERTKKNLGEAYAYLGTYNELIAKDDSKAEEDFQKALAASPDNREAKAYFARKENKTAKK, encoded by the coding sequence ATGAAGATTGTTTCCCAAACAAGTGTCCTGACACTTGGTGCAGTCGCCATGACTACCATCGCATCTGCACAAAAATTAACTGATGCACAGAAAGCCATCCAGGCAGAGCAGTATCAAAAAGCTAAAACCATGCTTAAATCAATGACCGCTGCTGATCCGGGTAAGGATGAAAATTATTTTTACCTGGGCTGGGTTTATTTATTGCAAGACTATCCCGATTCTGCCAAGGCAGTATTTACTAAAGGTATAACGGCAAATAATAAGTCGGCTTTAAATTATGTTGGTTTAGGCCAGATTGCCAGGTCAGAGAATAACAATTCTGCGGCTATGCAAAACTTTGATCAGGCAGCAACTTATGCAGGCAAATCCGACCAGCCATACATTTATACAGCCAAAGCCTATTTAATGAAACCAAGCCCTAATGTGGATATGGCTTTATCAACATTAGAAAAAGCAGCAAAGTGGGGTGCTAAGGATGCTGAATATTATATCACGTTAGGTGATGCATATCATGCCAAACTTGATAACACAAAGGCATACGGTAGTTATTCTACGGCACAAAACTTAGATCCCAAATCGCCGGAGATTGATGTTGCCATAGGTTCGTTATGGAAACAGGCTAATAATTTTGAAGGTGCTATTGAAGAATTAAATAAGGCAATTGCTCTTGATCCTAATTATGGGCCAGCTTATCGTGAACTTGCTGAAACAAGCTTAAGATGGGCGCAGTCTGATCCTAAAGTAGCATCAGAAAAAGTAAAGCAAGGGGCTGCTTTCTACAAAAAATACCTTGACCTTACCGACCGTTCCCCGGAATCACAAATGCGATATGCCGACTTTTTAATTGAATCAGGCGACTACAAAACACTTGAACAGGTTGCCAATGAATTGGCAAAATCTGACAAAAGTAACCTTCGGATATATCGCTATCTGGGTTATGCTGCGTATGAAAACAAAAACTATCCGGCAGGACTGGAAGCCATTAATAAGTTCATTACAGAAGCTGCACCAAAAAGAATAATTGCCCGTGATTATTTATATCTCGGACGCCTTCAATTTAAGAATAATCAGGACTCGCTTGGCATATTGAATTTAACAAAAGCAGCTGAAATGGATAGTACAATGGCTGATGCTTATGCAGAGATTGGCACTATGCTATATGGTCAGAAGAAGTACGCGGCAGCAGGCGACGCTTATGAAAAATATATTGCCAAATCGCATCATGGTAAGCTTAATGATTATTTTCGTGTGGGTATGAGTTACTATTATGGTTACAGTGATCAGTATTTTGATTATTTGAACAAAAAAACAACCGTGCCGCCAGACTCTTCATTACTTGCAAAAGGGGATTCTGCTTTTAGTTATGTGCAACAAAAAACAGCATCAAGGCCGGTAGCAGACGTTTTCTTATATCGGGCACGTTTAAATGATTTAAAAGAAAATGACCGCAGTAATATGAAAGCTTATGCTAAGCCTTTCTATGAGCAGTTTGTAGCACTTAAGGGCAATACCAATCCAACTGATGAACGTACTAAAAAAAACCTTGGTGAGGCTTATGCTTATTTAGGTACGTATAATGAGTTGATTGCCAAAGACGATAGCAAAGCTGAAGAGGATTTTCAAAAGGCACTTGCAGCATCTCCGGACAATAGGGAGGCTAAAGCATATTTTGCCCGTAAAGAGAATAAAACAGCAAAAAAATAA
- a CDS encoding YbhB/YbcL family Raf kinase inhibitor-like protein, which translates to MKLTSDFAAGQKFPEKYTCDGENISPPLTFDEVPQEAKSLLLVLRDNQSEDNFRIHWLVFNIPPQTKWVEEGTAPKGATEGLCTNNTLGYEGPCPKYYGGVSNYTFDLYALDIVLDVPHTTGYADINKLIERHVIEKVSLNFHYNNLP; encoded by the coding sequence ATGAAATTGACCAGTGATTTTGCAGCCGGACAAAAATTTCCAGAGAAGTATACCTGCGACGGAGAAAACATTTCACCTCCGCTAACTTTTGACGAAGTACCACAAGAGGCAAAAAGCCTTCTCCTGGTTTTAAGGGATAATCAAAGCGAAGATAATTTTAGGATACACTGGCTGGTTTTTAACATTCCGCCACAAACCAAATGGGTAGAAGAAGGCACAGCTCCCAAAGGCGCAACAGAGGGTCTATGTACAAATAATACCTTAGGTTACGAAGGCCCCTGCCCCAAGTATTATGGCGGTGTAAGTAACTATACATTCGATTTGTATGCATTAGATATAGTATTAGATGTTCCGCATACAACTGGTTACGCCGATATAAATAAGTTAATAGAAAGGCATGTCATAGAGAAAGTATCCCTGAATTTTCATTACAATAACTTACCGTAA
- a CDS encoding helix-turn-helix domain-containing protein, which translates to MIKRVLRHTFSLLNTDHVKLDRRWNYKNVISPYHRIYYIDEGEGEISNMETALKLEAGYLYIIPSFTLCNLTCQSYLSQFFVQFFEESSDGISMFANNRSLFKVKANEIDVINFKRLVTINPGRGINRSDNPRIYEKNVFYKEYQDLNNQQNMADFLETQGLLLQLVARFATAEVFKQKEVRYIPVKILDSISYISVSLHLPLSVSLLAERANLNPEYFSRLFQEFTGIRPLAYINEKRIERAQYLVVTSPMTYSEIAEQTGFESLSHFSRNFKQITGLCPRAYKQQIYSNRPQ; encoded by the coding sequence ATGATAAAACGAGTATTACGCCACACATTTTCCTTATTAAATACAGATCATGTAAAACTTGACAGGCGCTGGAATTATAAGAATGTGATCAGCCCTTATCATCGCATATATTATATTGATGAAGGGGAAGGCGAAATATCTAATATGGAAACGGCACTGAAATTAGAAGCCGGTTATTTATACATTATACCAAGTTTCACCTTGTGTAATCTGACCTGCCAAAGTTATCTGAGCCAATTTTTTGTACAGTTTTTTGAAGAATCATCAGACGGTATTTCAATGTTTGCCAATAACAGGTCGCTGTTTAAAGTAAAAGCTAATGAAATAGATGTTATAAATTTCAAGCGACTGGTGACTATTAATCCGGGTAGAGGTATCAACCGGTCTGATAATCCAAGAATATACGAAAAAAATGTTTTCTATAAAGAGTATCAGGATTTAAACAACCAGCAGAATATGGCTGATTTTTTGGAAACCCAGGGCCTGCTGCTTCAGCTGGTAGCGCGGTTTGCTACGGCAGAGGTTTTCAAACAAAAGGAGGTGCGTTATATACCAGTTAAAATTTTGGATTCCATCAGTTATATTTCCGTAAGCTTACATTTACCTCTTTCAGTTTCGTTACTGGCAGAGCGCGCCAATCTTAACCCCGAATACTTTTCCCGCCTGTTTCAGGAGTTTACCGGCATACGCCCTTTAGCTTATATTAATGAAAAGAGAATAGAAAGGGCACAATACCTGGTTGTAACCAGCCCAATGACTTATTCTGAAATTGCTGAACAAACCGGCTTTGAAAGCCTTTCCCATTTTTCGAGAAACTTTAAGCAGATCACAGGGCTTTGCCCACGAGCTTATAAGCAACAGATTTATTCAAATCGTCCACAGTAA
- a CDS encoding S9 family peptidase: MGNYRHITAILLLVLIANVSYSQQHKVQPYWPTHAEVLKNYKAADALDSALKKIPVTTSLNANWSAGANQFWYRKRLSDKNAAYIWVEPEKGNKRLLFESEPLSQQINKMTGKAINGSTLKIDDMFLSADKKQAIFKTDGNWFEYNLGTLQCTSTLDTLHIKYDNDKPLQERHERWEGANADSVSPDKQWIALIKGGNIIIKSRNSSTEIKLTNDGSPEKPYGELTWSPDNKHLVGYLIDPKKAKPVYYLLSSVPGTTRAALKSHDYEQPGDEFTSYQQYLFNIETKSAIKTDSEKIDFFGAPKLHWRNGNPRYFTYEKVDRGHQRFRVIEVDVTNGKTRNIIDEKTKTFIYEQRLYTYYVSKAHQIVWITEQDGWRHIYLVDELSGKQKLITKGNWVVRDIDSVDVLKKQIWFKGSGKNAGEDPYFIHYYRINFDGKNLVDLTPEKGNHNVVLSPDRKFYIDTYSEVNLAPKILLKNTSDLKTVMELEQADLTNLLATGLRLPEVFVAKGRDGKTDIWGVVYRPANMDPAKSYPVIENIYAGPQDSFVPKSFYAVNEMESMAQLGFIVVQIDGMGTANRSKAFHDVCWHNLADAGFADRILWMKALAAKYPQVDISRIGVYGTSAGGQNSAGALLFHPEFYKAAVSACGCHDNRIDKQWWNEQWMGYPVGPHYEQQSNITNAGKLQGDLMLIVGEADTNVPPESTYRFADALIKNNKMFDLLVVPGMGHSDGGPYGRKKKRDFFVKHLLNAEPPARNTNELAQN, translated from the coding sequence ATGGGAAATTACCGGCACATCACTGCAATACTTTTACTTGTATTAATAGCTAATGTTAGCTATTCACAACAGCATAAAGTTCAACCCTATTGGCCAACACATGCAGAAGTACTTAAAAACTATAAGGCGGCTGATGCGCTTGACTCTGCTTTAAAAAAAATACCGGTAACCACCAGTCTTAATGCTAACTGGTCAGCAGGCGCAAATCAGTTTTGGTATCGTAAAAGATTATCTGATAAAAATGCAGCCTATATATGGGTTGAGCCTGAAAAAGGCAATAAACGCCTGCTTTTCGAAAGCGAACCTTTAAGCCAACAAATCAATAAAATGACAGGTAAGGCCATAAACGGGAGCACGCTGAAGATTGACGATATGTTTTTGAGTGCTGATAAAAAGCAGGCGATTTTCAAGACTGATGGAAATTGGTTCGAATATAATTTAGGTACCCTACAATGCACCAGTACCTTAGATACCTTACATATAAAATATGATAATGATAAACCATTGCAAGAGCGCCATGAACGTTGGGAAGGCGCAAATGCAGACTCTGTATCGCCAGATAAACAATGGATTGCACTTATAAAAGGCGGCAACATTATTATTAAATCAAGAAATTCTTCAACAGAGATTAAATTAACTAATGATGGCAGCCCGGAGAAGCCTTATGGTGAATTAACATGGTCGCCTGACAATAAACATTTAGTAGGCTATCTTATCGATCCAAAAAAAGCAAAGCCTGTTTATTACTTGCTTAGTTCAGTACCAGGCACTACCCGGGCTGCATTAAAATCTCATGATTACGAGCAACCGGGGGATGAGTTTACCTCTTATCAGCAATATCTATTTAATATTGAAACTAAAAGTGCGATAAAGACAGACTCGGAAAAGATAGATTTTTTCGGTGCGCCGAAACTTCATTGGCGTAATGGCAACCCTCGTTACTTTACTTATGAGAAAGTAGACCGCGGGCATCAGCGTTTCCGGGTTATAGAAGTAGATGTTACAAATGGCAAAACACGAAATATTATTGACGAAAAAACCAAAACCTTTATTTATGAGCAAAGGCTTTATACATATTATGTTTCAAAGGCTCACCAAATAGTATGGATCACAGAACAAGACGGCTGGCGCCATATTTATTTAGTAGATGAATTGAGCGGCAAACAGAAGTTGATTACTAAAGGAAATTGGGTGGTGCGTGATATTGATAGCGTGGATGTTTTAAAAAAACAAATATGGTTTAAAGGAAGTGGAAAAAACGCTGGAGAAGATCCATATTTTATACACTATTATCGCATCAACTTCGACGGTAAAAACCTTGTTGATCTCACTCCTGAAAAAGGAAATCACAATGTTGTGTTGTCTCCGGATAGAAAATTTTATATCGATACTTATTCTGAGGTTAACCTGGCACCTAAAATCCTGTTAAAAAATACTTCAGATTTAAAAACTGTTATGGAATTGGAACAGGCAGATTTAACTAACCTGCTCGCCACCGGACTGAGGCTGCCAGAGGTTTTTGTGGCTAAGGGCAGAGATGGTAAAACGGATATCTGGGGAGTGGTTTACCGCCCTGCAAATATGGATCCGGCTAAAAGCTATCCTGTAATTGAGAACATTTATGCAGGTCCGCAAGACTCATTCGTGCCTAAAAGCTTTTATGCCGTTAATGAAATGGAAAGTATGGCGCAGTTAGGTTTTATTGTAGTGCAAATTGATGGTATGGGCACTGCTAATCGGTCAAAAGCCTTTCATGATGTATGCTGGCATAATCTTGCCGACGCTGGCTTTGCCGACCGCATACTATGGATGAAGGCGCTTGCTGCAAAATATCCGCAGGTTGACATCAGCCGCATAGGTGTATATGGTACTTCGGCCGGAGGACAGAATTCTGCCGGTGCATTATTGTTCCACCCTGAATTTTACAAGGCTGCTGTATCGGCCTGCGGATGTCACGATAACCGCATAGATAAACAATGGTGGAACGAACAATGGATGGGCTATCCGGTAGGCCCACACTATGAACAGCAATCAAACATTACCAATGCAGGCAAGTTGCAGGGTGATCTGATGCTGATTGTTGGCGAAGCAGACACCAATGTTCCGCCCGAGTCTACCTACCGTTTTGCAGATGCCCTGATCAAAAACAATAAGATGTTTGATTTACTGGTTGTACCAGGCATGGGGCATAGTGATGGTGGCCCTTACGGACGTAAAAAGAAGCGGGACTTTTTTGTAAAACACCTGCTTAATGCAGAGCCGCCTGCACGAAACACAAATGAATTAGCGCAAAATTAG
- a CDS encoding SusC/RagA family TonB-linked outer membrane protein — MNSNLPIYKSWSKFFMMTCSVPLLLHATITPAIAASGNNSAANIKFNKLNHQSKNNAAVVITGKVTDANGLGLPGVTIKIKNGTTGAVTDNQGNYSINAADYNVTLVFSYMGYASREVQANGEKVVNIQLKEENRALNEVVVVGYGTQKKVNLTGSVATVTSDQLDNRPITQTSQALAGLASGVQIQQGGSQPGGGGASVTVRGIGTFNSGRSPLVLIDGIAGSIDDVAPDNIGSISVLKDAASASIYGSRAANGVILIQTKRGKAGANQIAYNNYVGWQKVTELPQFVNSATYAQLTGATPDVVAKYASGTDPDNYPNVYHLKDLLNSGSGFQQYHNVSFSGGTDKNTYLFSTTYRNDNGITARTNNKRYDILANIDSKLTDKLTMKTSITGFNQIQNQPQSSYGGITNIIGFAVREPNIYAGRKSDGTYGHQDNYSPEAWLDAPGFNNFRAKNFYGNTMLTWNILQGLSLSGTAGYHYYTGVNTTYVPDIYLDKNTYVGPNNLNESFYDGHEVTLNALAKYVKSIKSHNFTLLLGYSQEEHRDDSFSAYRDKFPNNLLYQLNAGATTNMQNSGSANEYAFQSYFGRLNYDYKGKYLLELDAREDGVSRFAPGHRFGFFPGASAGWRISEEPFFKDAVKWVDELKLRASYGSLGNANIPSNYPYQYSISTSTGYNFGGTLAPGAAVTSAANPDIKWETTTSIDLGLDFSLWNGKLSGSLGLYQRTAKDILYNIPVSSTLGLSSPIVNAGSLRNKGFETNLTYNAKIGEFSLAVSPNFSYNKQQVIKIAGDLQYVIPNFFLGQPLNPIYGYVADGIFKDANDVANYPAQPIAGKPGVIKFKDISGPNGVPDGKVDAYDRTIIGFQNPKTSYGLNINAGYKGFDFSVLFAGLGGYQEQMGSYMAYAYYNGGNIQQWQVDNAWTPANPNPNAKYPQITNLSQGSENVQTNSFWNRSGTFLRLKNAQIGYTLPASVTQKLHISKIRVFAGGQNLFSWNHFYPGWDPENMQGSGDSPNYYPITAIYTFGVNVKF, encoded by the coding sequence ATGAATAGTAATTTACCAATCTATAAAAGCTGGAGTAAGTTTTTCATGATGACTTGTAGTGTGCCATTGCTATTACATGCTACAATAACACCAGCCATCGCGGCATCGGGAAACAATTCAGCTGCAAACATAAAATTTAACAAACTCAATCATCAGTCAAAAAATAATGCGGCTGTTGTCATTACCGGAAAGGTTACCGATGCAAATGGCCTTGGTTTGCCCGGGGTAACTATAAAAATTAAAAATGGCACAACAGGCGCTGTTACTGATAATCAGGGAAATTATTCGATCAATGCTGCGGATTATAATGTAACCCTGGTATTTTCCTATATGGGCTACGCCAGCCGCGAAGTACAGGCAAATGGTGAAAAAGTAGTTAATATACAACTTAAGGAAGAAAACCGGGCGCTCAACGAAGTAGTAGTTGTGGGTTATGGTACACAGAAAAAGGTTAACCTTACCGGGTCCGTAGCCACTGTAACATCAGATCAATTGGATAACAGGCCAATCACACAAACTTCGCAGGCGCTTGCAGGTTTGGCTTCCGGTGTACAAATTCAGCAGGGGGGGAGCCAGCCTGGTGGCGGTGGCGCCAGCGTTACTGTACGTGGTATTGGTACGTTTAACTCGGGCAGAAGCCCCTTGGTATTAATTGATGGTATAGCCGGCTCAATTGACGATGTTGCTCCTGATAATATCGGCAGTATTTCGGTGCTTAAAGATGCTGCTTCTGCTTCCATATACGGTAGCCGTGCTGCCAATGGCGTTATTTTAATCCAAACAAAGCGCGGTAAAGCCGGAGCCAATCAAATTGCTTATAATAATTACGTAGGCTGGCAAAAAGTTACCGAGTTGCCGCAATTTGTAAATTCAGCCACCTATGCACAGCTTACCGGTGCAACGCCGGATGTGGTAGCCAAATATGCAAGCGGTACAGATCCGGATAATTATCCGAATGTATATCATCTTAAGGACCTGTTAAACTCAGGTTCAGGTTTTCAGCAATATCATAATGTGAGTTTTTCAGGTGGAACGGATAAAAACACCTACCTGTTTTCTACCACCTATCGTAATGATAATGGTATTACTGCACGCACTAATAATAAGCGATACGATATCCTTGCCAACATAGATAGCAAATTGACAGATAAGCTAACTATGAAAACCAGTATTACGGGTTTCAATCAAATTCAAAATCAACCTCAATCCAGCTATGGCGGTATCACTAACATTATTGGTTTTGCCGTTCGTGAACCCAACATTTACGCCGGGCGTAAATCCGACGGAACTTACGGGCACCAGGATAATTATTCGCCCGAGGCCTGGCTGGACGCCCCCGGTTTTAACAATTTCAGGGCAAAAAACTTTTATGGTAATACCATGCTAACCTGGAATATACTTCAGGGGCTATCTTTAAGCGGTACCGCCGGTTATCATTATTATACGGGTGTAAATACTACCTATGTGCCTGATATTTATTTAGACAAAAACACCTACGTTGGACCAAATAACTTAAACGAGTCATTTTATGATGGGCATGAGGTTACTTTAAATGCGCTTGCCAAATACGTAAAATCAATTAAGTCGCACAATTTTACGCTACTCTTAGGTTATTCTCAGGAAGAGCACCGTGACGATTCATTTTCTGCCTATCGTGATAAATTTCCTAACAACCTCTTATATCAGTTAAATGCCGGAGCTACTACAAACATGCAAAACAGCGGGTCTGCAAATGAGTATGCTTTCCAGTCTTACTTTGGTCGTTTAAACTATGATTACAAAGGAAAATACCTTTTAGAACTGGATGCACGCGAAGACGGTGTTTCACGATTTGCACCAGGCCATCGGTTCGGCTTTTTCCCGGGTGCATCAGCAGGATGGCGTATTTCGGAAGAGCCGTTCTTTAAAGATGCAGTTAAATGGGTAGATGAATTGAAACTTAGAGCATCATATGGTTCTCTTGGTAATGCCAATATACCATCTAATTACCCTTATCAGTACAGCATCAGCACAAGTACGGGTTATAATTTTGGCGGGACTTTAGCACCAGGAGCAGCAGTCACCTCGGCAGCAAACCCGGATATAAAATGGGAGACTACCACATCTATTGATCTTGGTCTCGACTTTAGTTTATGGAATGGAAAATTAAGCGGGTCTTTAGGCTTATACCAAAGAACTGCAAAAGACATCCTATATAATATTCCTGTATCCAGCACACTTGGGCTTAGTTCTCCGATAGTAAACGCCGGATCTTTAAGGAATAAAGGTTTTGAAACCAACCTGACTTACAATGCCAAAATTGGTGAGTTCAGCCTGGCGGTTTCTCCTAATTTCTCGTACAACAAACAGCAGGTAATTAAAATAGCGGGCGACCTGCAATATGTGATACCTAACTTCTTCCTGGGGCAGCCGTTGAACCCAATTTACGGTTATGTTGCTGACGGTATTTTCAAGGATGCTAACGATGTTGCTAATTACCCTGCGCAGCCTATTGCAGGTAAACCAGGTGTAATAAAGTTTAAAGACATCAGCGGGCCAAACGGCGTGCCTGATGGAAAGGTTGATGCTTATGACCGAACCATTATCGGCTTTCAAAATCCTAAAACTTCATACGGTTTAAATATCAATGCGGGTTACAAGGGCTTCGATTTTTCTGTCTTATTTGCAGGCTTAGGTGGCTATCAGGAGCAGATGGGTTCTTACATGGCGTATGCTTATTACAACGGTGGCAACATCCAACAATGGCAGGTCGACAATGCATGGACACCTGCAAACCCAAATCCGAATGCTAAGTATCCGCAAATTACTAATCTGAGCCAGGGCAGTGAGAACGTTCAGACCAACTCTTTCTGGAACAGATCAGGTACATTCCTTCGTTTAAAGAATGCACAGATTGGTTATACCTTACCTGCCAGCGTAACGCAGAAGCTTCATATCAGTAAGATCAGGGTATTTGCCGGAGGACAAAACCTGTTCAGCTGGAATCATTTCTATCCAGGATGGGATCCTGAAAACATGCAGGGTTCGGGTGATTCACCAAATTATTACCCCATTACAGCGATATATACTTTTGGTGTAAATGTTAAATTTTAA